One stretch of Cryptococcus neoformans var. neoformans B-3501A chromosome 5, whole genome shotgun sequence DNA includes these proteins:
- a CDS encoding hypothetical protein (HMMPfam hit to Acetyltransf_1, Acetyltransferase (GNAT) family, score: 37.1, E(): 5.1e-08), whose protein sequence is MSQQQPPIPDDVDIVRAFDPSKDEHMVKMLVGQGVMEGLARANNKIITSPLALLVVFLLGMGINHISSFSVNSNPLSYISPLIGPCLAFLPLMGIVEYIHRPLFTARMRKIIGAIDMIRPSTYYAEGKSGIWVFQHKGEVVGVVCLDVTKNAGKQLGSVLGEEEGQLNEKDGHDVFVSSKEDEENNNAPDLRRRIAGKETKPASRIAHIRHLDVDQPYRRNGVGSELVLTALDHAFSISSGDLSPPVDRVIVRTNPLSPDGGKLFAKCGFKPVTQAEVGAATWEKNEKIGLLGWAGECLSVDRDTWNIKRRELLEQARVK, encoded by the exons ATGTCCCAACAACAGCCTCCAATCCCCGACGATGTTGACATTGTTCGCGCATTTGACCCTTCGAAAGATGAACACATGGTCAAGATGCTGGTAGGCCAAGGAGTCATGGAAGGCCTTGCTAGGGCAAATAACAAGA TCATCACCAGCCCTCTGGCCCTCTTAGTCGTATTCCTTCTCGGAATGGGTATCAACCACATCTCCTCATTCTCTGTCAATTCAAATCCCTTGAGCTACATCTCTCCCTTGATTGGCCCATGTCTCgcttttcttcccctcATGGGTATCGTGGAGTACATTCATCGACCATTATTTACTGCGCGTATGCGTAAAATAATAGGCGCAATCGACATGATCAGGCCCTCAACATATTACgcggaaggaaagagtggAATCTGGGTCTTCCAGCATAAAGGAGAGGTCGTAGGTGTGGTGTGCCTCGACGTCACAAAAAACGCTGGAAAGCAGCTTGGTAGCGTTTTgggcgaagaggaagggcaaTTGAATGAGAAGGATGGCCATGATGTTTTTGTCTCGagcaaagaagacgaagaaaaCAACAACGCACCTGATCTGCGAAGACGTATCGCTGGTAAAGAAACCAAGCCAGCCTCTCGAATCGCCCACATACGACACCTGGACGTCGATCAGCCATACCGCCGAAACGGAGTGGGTTCTGAACTTGTTCTCACAGCTCTCGACCATGCgttttccatctcatccgGTGATCTTTCTCCCCCAGTCGACCGTGTGATTGTCCGGACAAATCCTCTGTCGCCTGATGGGGGAAAGCTTTTCGCCAAATGTGGCTTCAAACCCGTCACGCAAGCTGAAGTCGGTGCTGCAACATGggaaaaaaatgaaaagatTGGTCTCCTTGGGTGGGCAGGAGAATGTCTAAGTGTTGATAGAGATACATGGAAcatcaaaagaagagagctTTTAGAGCAAGCCCGTGTCAAATAG
- a CDS encoding hypothetical protein (Match to EST gb|CF188564.1|CF188564; HMMPfam hit to ARPF, Aromatic-Rich Protein Family, score: 25.8, E(): 1.8e-08), with protein MSSISRTVECSFRTATRSTPRIRPTFASSCRCLARSNNIAADIQSRTFFSLPDLTKIASLVPGQGQEDTSENARAQGVEVDGEVQRYHARKILPYSQAQLYSLVSDVPSYASFIPFCKSSTVLAPSSPGFSSTREWVGWKPEDKPFEVLAELAVGFGGLEERYVSKVVGRPYESVVATASNQTPMFKTLTTSWTFSPASSISPHPSFGNPSSDSSNSRIPNSASPADPTHGPSLLTIDLAFSFLNPLHRIASQAVLPKVAEKMVEAFEERCLKVWGQGKQ; from the exons ATGTCCTCTATATCACGCACGGTAGAGTGTTCTTTCAGAACTGCAACCCGCTCAACGCCGCGGATCCGTCCGACTTTCGCATCTTCCTGCCGATGCCTTGCCCGCTCGAATAATATTGCCGCTGACATCCAGAGTCGaacattcttctctttgccgGACCTCACAAAGATTGCCAGTCTTGTGCCAGGACAAGGTCAAGAAGATACTAGCGAGAATGCTCGAGCTCAAGGAGTCGAGGTTGACGGTGAAGTGCAACGGTATCATGCCAGGAAGATCTTACC GTATTCCCAGGCTCAGCTGTATTCTTTAGTTTCAGATGTCCCGTCTTACGCATCTTTTATTCCTTTCTGCAAATCCTCAACTGTCCTTgcgccatcttcacctGGCTTCTCTTCGACAAGAGAATGGGTAGGATGGAAACCAGAGGATAAGCCGTTCGAAGTGCTGGCAGAACTAGCGGTCGGATTCGGAGGATTAGAAGAGAGATATGTCAGTAAGGTCGTAGGCAGACCATACGAGAGTGTTGTT GCGACAGCTTCAAATCAGACTCCTATGTTCAAAACCCTAACAACATCTTGGACTTTCAGCCCCGCTTCATCAATATCCCCTCATCCATCATTTGGCAATCCTTCATCTGATTCTTCGAATTCACGAATCCCGAATTCCGCATCGCCTGCAGACCCCACGCATGGTCCCAGCTTGTTGACCATTGACTTAGCCTTCAGCTTCCTCAACCCTTTACATAGGATTGCCAGTCAAGCGGTGTTACCCAAAGTTGCAGAAAAAATGGTCGAAGCTTTTGAAGAAAGATGTTTGAAGGTTTGGGGACAAGGGAAGCAATGA
- a CDS encoding hypothetical protein (HMMPfam hit to Pkinase, Protein kinase domain, score: 194.9, E(): 1.5e-55) produces the protein MATAIYRAKIPTLFVSSFHSAADHSSSHNYAVSYHHPPSFQQSAAVSKMTLVDVASVDAQNETAAGLAEEACPTEKASDDIKKPSSIHKAEETYRSQGHPTILKLQASTSEASTKINHYVAKLEDFQLIRVLGKGCAGRVLLVKHAQTHTIHAMKAISKRSVFTHDEFDHTMTEVSILRRIAIQEPHNRFVSKLHFSFTDQENFYFVMEFYPGGDLATQMEIYGILGDHRTRFYASDITQGLEDLHRHGIIVRDLKPENILLNAKGHAVLADFGLSKEFDYRGDPKPIHAVTYPGQAELPSWAGKGAGSYRSQPGGGKKLVIDKAYSFVGTSEYLSPEVVKRGDYSYAVDWWALGCIVFEGLMGRVPFRKGDEDPPMVLWNKILYDPWDDYFKDPKLARYAPDQTTYKFIDALLQKDPMRRITEPCVKQHEYFSMIDWGTVQRGEYQDPHGLHIHPTAEYNTRYFPKLCLQEDPSVDMSTHDLRDYEVGGGKRTPMNDDALYKLELVRYQKELEGFTWSKDWETIWDGEEESEMENGVESFIEESVTGLELGGEAQDKVDRLTEQPVDHEGNASDQNLTPAVSGCLSAQVDCPDPSESSSLLVPPTDSPENTPVAPKLSLPSIAATSSPAATFGVTTPAAEGLFNPILSGQLQTNEEDRQNEVKTPFMELTLKQLESQGIEITIATEDKTPMARDTEVMSKGARDAQVKQLEDLSIDMESATVFQDDFNGTDITEKPLSPFRSLSSLTSSNEKLIPLVPPPPVPTSLIPPPVPAQPVSIPDPLPSQTMASPHPLSIAVFETLNLPTDLPLSGLSVSDVISVPSLCVGHASPRLVRRHLRRESEVSIPLARLSVELHGTITRLEDEEWEELVSNKEDIPTAPNGGPGAPYFFRSFTGLRRKPSTLVSSSLRRPYGPESDTSSRGSSGSLNKSNRRDLKERRLFGGKRSIESTKRALRGLKTFPRLKSLAQEWGKDRIGAAEPMSPLISLPSSVPHRSNLRVSNEGSSSDALGRKVQITRPDDARHHTESGWIGRHLKRTKPSSAPALQSRVISSSTFNTGNRSDSDEQRGAVGMTERKGTAPRLELEESEPVVWGL, from the exons ATGGCAACTGCCATTTATCGCGCCAAAATTCCCACACTATTCGTATCCAGCTTCCATTCCGCTGCtgatcattcatcatctcatAATTACGCAGTTTCTTatcaccatcctccatccttTCAACAGTCAGCTGCTGTCTCAAAAATGACGCTTGTCGACGTTGCTTCTGTTGACGCGCAGAATGAAACTGCCGCCGGCCTTGCAGAAGAGGCCTGCCCGACTGAAAAAGCTTCCGATGACATCAAGAAACCATCAAGCATCCACAAAGCTGAAGAAACATACAGGAGCCAAGGCCACCCAACAATACTAAAACTCCAGGCAAGCACATCAGAGGCATCTACGAAAATCAACCATTATGTGGCGAAATTGGAGGATTTCCAGCTGATCCGCGTGCTGGGCAAAGGTTGTGCTGGTAGA GTGCTGCTTGTCAAGCACGCTCAGACCCATACCATCCATGCTATGAAAGCTATATCAAAGCGCTCTGTATTTACTCATGACGAGTTTGACCATACCATGACTGAAGTCTCTATCCTCCGTCGTATCGCTATACAAGAACCACATAATCGTTTCGTCTCAAAACTTCATTTCTCTTTCACAGACCAAGAAAACTTCTACTTTGTAATGGAATTCTACCCAGGAGGAGATCTCGCGACACAAATGGAGATCTATGGTATCTTGGGGGATCACAGAACACGATTCTACGCATCAGACATCACACAAGGATTGGAAGATTT ACACCGTCATGGTATTATCGTCCGCGATCTTAAGCCTGAGAACATCCTTCTTAATGCCAAAGGCCATGCTGTCTTGGCAGACTTTGGTCTCAGCAAAGAGTTTGATTACAGGGGAGACCCAAAACCCATTCACGCTGTGACATATCCCGGACAAGCAGAATTACCTTCTTGGGCCGGCAAGGGTGCTGGAAGCTACAGATCACAGCCCggtggaggaaaaaaaCTGGTTATTGACAAAGCTTACAGTTTT GTTGGTACGTCAGAATACTTG TCTCCTGAAGTCGTCAAACGTGGCGATTATTCGTATGCCGTAGACTGGTGGGCGTTGGGTTGTATCGTCTTTGAAGGGCTCATGGGACGGGTTCCATTCCGGAAAGGAGACGAAGACCCCCCG ATGGTCTTATGGAACAAGATATTATATGACCCATGGGACGATTATTTCAAAGATCCCAAGCTGGCTAGGTATGCCCCTGATCAGACGACATATAAATTCATTGACGCT CTTTTACAGAAGGATCCCATGAGGAGGATCACAGAACCTTGCGTGAAGCAACATGAATACTTCTCAATGAT CGACTGGGGTACAGTTCAACGTGGTGAATACCAAGATCCGCACGGTCTTCACATCCACCCCACCGCAGAATACAATACTCGATACTTTCCTAAACTTTGCCTCCAAGAAGATCCCTCTGTCGACATGTCCACTCATGACTTGCGGGACTATGAGGTCGGTGGTGGGAAGCGTACCCCCATGAACGACGACGCGCTATACAAACTCGAACTCGTAAGATATCAAAAAGAGTTGGAGGGATTCACCTGGTCGAAAGATTGGGAGACTATATgggatggtgaagaggagagcgagatggagaatggGGTAGAAAGCTTTATCGAAGAATCTGTCACTGGGCTTGAGCTGGGGGGAGAAGCACAGGACAAAGTAGACAGATTGACTGAACAGCCAGTTGATCATGAGGGAAACGCTTCTGATCAAAACCTCACTCCGGCAGTGTCAGGGTGCTTATCCGCCCAAGTTGACTGTCCCGACCCTTCTGAGTCGAgttctcttcttgtgcCCCCAACAGATTCACCGGAAAACACCCCGGTCGCTCCCAAGTTGTCTTTACCCTCCATTGCCGCCACGTCCTCGCCTGCCGCTACTTTTGGCGTAACTACGCCTGCAGCCGAAGGTCTCTTCAACCCTATTCTGTCCGGACAACTCCAGACTaacgaagaagacaggCAAAATGAAGTGAAGACACCCTTCATGGAACTTACTCTCAAGCAACTTGAGTCCCAGGGGATCGAAATCACGATTGCGACAGAGGACAAAACTCCGATGGCCAGAGACACGGAGGTAATGTCTAAAGGGGCAAGAGACGCTCAAGTGAAACAACTTGAGGACTTGTCTATTGATATGGAGTCCGCGACTGTATTTCAGGATGATTTCAATGGTACGGATATCACGGAGAAACCTCTCTCACCCTTCAGGtcactctcttctctcactTCATCCAATGAGAAGCTCATACCTTTGgttccacctcctcctgtACCTACCAGTCTTATTCCCCCTCCCGTCCCGGCTCAGCCAGTTTCCATTCCtgaccctcttccttcccaaaCAATGGCAAGtccacatcctctttccattgCTGTATTTGAAACCCTTAATCTTCCAACGGATCTTCCCTTGTCGGGTCTTTCTGTATCAGATGTCATTTCTGTCCCTTCCCTCTGTGTAGGTCATGCATCTCCACGGCTCGTTAGACGTCATTTGCGCAGAGAAAGCGAGGTTTCTATCCCACTTGCTCGCCTCAGTGTTGAGTTACATGGCACGATAACTCgcttggaagatgaagaatgggagGAGCTGGTCTCGAACAAGGAAGATATTCCAACTGCGCCCAACGGCGGTCCAGGAGCACCCTACTTCTTTCGTAGCTTTACAGGCCTGCGGCGTAAACCGTCCACCTTGGTATCCTCGTCTCTGAGGAGACCATATGGTCCTGAATCTGACACCTCCTCCCGCGGTTCCTCTGGAAGCCTCAACAAGTCGAATCGCAGAGATCTCAAAGAAAGGAGATTATTCGGAGGGAAAAGGTCAATTGAGAGTACCAAGAGGGCTCTTAGAGGCTTGAAAACCTTTCCCCGTTTGAAATCCTTGGCTCAGGAATGGGGGAAAGACAGGATTGGAGCCGCTGAACCTATGTCACCGTTAATAAGCTTGCCGTCGTCAGTTCCACACCGTTCCAACCTTAGAGTTAGCAATGAAGGTAGTTCATCCGATGCTCTGGGAAGAAAGGTTCAGATAACAAGGCCAGACGATGCGAGGCACCACACTGAGTCAGGTTGGATTGGTCGACATCTCAAGAGGACAAAGCCATCATCAGCGCCTGCTTTACAGTCACGAgtcatctcatcttcaacttttAATACTGGCAACAGGAGCGATTCAGATGAGCAGAGGGGGGCTGTCGGTATGACGGAAAGGAAAGGCACTGCCCCGAGACTAGAATTGGAGGAATCCGAACCAGTTGTATGGGGGCTCTAA
- a CDS encoding hypothetical protein (Match to ESTs gb|CF192321.1|CF192321, gb|CF189191.1|CF189191; HMMPfam hit to DNA_primase_S, DNA primase small subunit, score: 352.6, E(): 5.1e-103): protein MPVPVSEKPMVEYDASSPQVMQLFYRRLFPYRPLYLWLNQEQIPSKLFTHREFAFTLAGDVYLRYQSFNNVDEFKASIARHIPSRFEIGPQYSARPKDRKTLASGALQPQRRELVFDIDMTDYDEIRTCCTDKTICKRCWGFIAAAVKVLDHSLRETFGFKHLLWVYSGRRGIHCWISDQSALDLTDDQRRALVTFLEVIKGGKEQSKKVNVRGPTGDAALHPFLSEALDTLKPLFSSLCIYDQDCFKGEKGWEALLAILPTDRAVIGPLRAKWEKNSDSSSEEKWRELMSEIAKHKKEEAIMTKFTKAVEDVVLQYTYPRIDAEVSKHRNHLLKSPFCVHPGTGRVCVPINPSLIDEFDPDTVPTVGQLLNELDNVKAEDPEAAGRRMEDYEHTSLGPYVEMFEKHVAAVLKDGRNAKRAAKAESLDF from the exons ATGCCCGTCCCAGTCAGCGAGAAACC AATGGTCGAGTATGA TGCATCTAGCCCGCAGGTTATGCAGCTCTTCTACAGGCGGCTGTTCCCTTACCGCCCGCTCTATCTTTGGTTGAATCAAGAACAGA TACCCAGCAAGTTATTCACCCATCGTGAATTCGCTTTCACATTGGCAGGAGACGTCTACCTTCGATACCAATCTTTCAACAATGTCGATGAATTTAAAGCTTCTATTGCCAGGCATATTCCATCACGTTTTGAGATTGGCCCTCAATATAGCGCAAGA CCGAAGGACAGGAAGACGCTTGCCTCTGGCGCTCTTCAACCACAGAGGCGAGAGCTGGTTTTTGATATTGATATGACCGATTATGATGAGATCCGAACGTGTTGCACGGACAAGACTATTTGTAAGCGATGCTGGGGCTTTATTGCCGCCGCCGTAAAAGTGCTGGATCATTCTCTCCGAG AAACATTCGGCTTCAAGCATCTCTTATGGGTGTACTCTGGTCGACGAGGTATCCATTGCTGGATCTCTGATCAGTCGGCTTTGGATCTCACCGATGATCAGCGACGAGCGTTGGTTACTTTTTTGGAAGTTATAAAGGGTGGCAAAGAACAAAGCAAGAAGGTCAATGTGAGAGGACCAACTGGTGATGCTGCCCTCCATCCTTTCTTGTC TGAAGCACTCGATACCCTCAAACCATTATTCTCTAGTCTCTGTATCTACGACCAGGATTGTTTCaagggagaaaagggatgggaagcaTTGCTTGCCATTTTGCCAACTGATAGAG CTGTCATTGGACCACTAAGGGCCAAATGGGAAAAGAACTCGGATAGCTCAAGCGAAGAAAAATGGCGGGAACTTATGAGCGAGATTGCAAAACATaagaaagaggaggcaATCATG ACCAAATTCACAAAAGCAGTAGAAGACGTCGTTTTACAATACACCTATCCGCGTATCGATGCTGAAGTTTCCAAGCATCGTAACCATTTGCTCAAGTCTCCGTTTTGTGTTCATCCCGGTACCG GTCGAGTTTGTGTCCCTATAAATCCGTCTCTGATCGACGAATTTGATCCCGATACAGTGCCCACTGTCGGTCAATTGCTAAATGAGCTCGACAATGTCAAGGCTGAGGACCCTGAAGCTGCTGGCCGGCGTATGGAAG ACTACGAGCACACTTCACTGGGACCTTACGTGGAGATGTTTGAAAAGCATGTTGCTGCAGTCCTGAAGGATGGTCGGAATGCGAAAAGAG CTGCCAAGGCAGAGAGTTTGGATTTCTAG
- a CDS encoding hypothetical protein (Match to ESTs gb|CF193520.1|CF193520, gb|CF193453.1|CF193453), with protein MAALCTFAKISVRVPGIFRLKFTLFETTERGILELAHTISEPFEVFSPKLFKGMHESTPLTRHLAAQGLKVKLRTDTTVGRHANFRDNCRSVRRRRASANPTTPSTPSFIKEDVSASTNIPPASSPHFLPAKSRRSPSLSAQAPPSHPEVPSPSSKVARRTVSDSPRNLVWRHAAYEFMRPHAADNRVSGPGGRPFTDDGAFISPNPVDWRAFSLSRPHRVDPFRPPSVPNDTTNLASPQSYTPSSYPSSQVSSTQSLPTTPSPVTSSHSSIQSTLPISRRSLGIDDGVPILPLPSSFNSPGHAEFVPPSVNQVLNPLRRSSISSGLGLPEGHGSSSQSVAGPIIARNRYLDAPISGSSSLRRPSPLTLPPLRPPPQQEETSYERH; from the exons ATGGCAGCTCTCTGCACCTTTGCAAAAATTAGTGTCCGTGTACCAGGCATTTTTCGATTGAAGTTTACACTTTTCGAGACTACTGA GCGTGGCATTCTCGAATTAGCACACACAATATCAGAACCTTTCGAGGTATTTTCTCCCAAGTTATTCAAGGGAATGCATGAAAGCACTCCCTTAACAAGACATCTGGCCGCACAAGGACTAAAAGTCAAGCTGCGGACGGACACCACGGTTGGGAGGCA TGCTAACTTTCGTGATAACTGCAGGAGTGTTCGACGACGGCGAGCTTCTGCGAATCCAACAACCCCTTCGACTCCTTCTTTCATAAAGGAAGATGTCTCTGCGTCGACGAACATTCCccctgcttcttccccacATTTCTTACCAGCTAAATCTCGGCGCTCGCCCTCTTTATCCGCCCAAGCTCCACCAAGTCATCCGGAGGTgccttcaccatcatcaaagGTCGCTCGGCGCACAGTTAGTGATAGTCCTCGAAATCTTGTTTGGCGGCATGCTGCGTATGAGTTTATGAGACCTCACGCTGCGGATAATCGTGTTTCAGGTCCCGGTGGAAGGCCCTTCACGGATGACGGGGCTTTTATTTCCCCGAATCCTGTAGATTGGAGAG CATTTTCTTTGTCGCGTCCACACCGCGTGGATCCGTTCCGGCCTCCTTCTGTTCCAAATGATACAACCAACTTAGCATCTCCTCAATCATACACGCCATCGtcatatccttcttcccaagtATCTTCCACTCAAAGTCTCCCCACCACACCATCGCCAGTGACATCTTCTCACTCCTCTATACAATCCACATTACCGATATCTAGACGAAGCCTCGGCATTGACGATGGGGTCCCTATCCTCCCGCTGCCAAGTTCATTCAACTCTCCCGGACACGCCGAATTTGTGCCACCTAGCGTCAATCAGGTACTGAATCCATTACGGCGGAGCAGTATAAGTAGTGGACTAGGTTTGCCTGAAGGACATGGATCGTCGTCTCAATCCGTCGCAGGACCAATAATCGCGAGGAATCGTTATCTGGACGCACCCATATCGGGTTCATCGAGTCTTCGGCGGCCTTCACCGTTGACATTGCCACCACTGAGGCCGCCACCACAGCAGGAAGAGACAAGTTACGAGAGACACTAA
- a CDS encoding ribosome biogenesis protein BRX1 (Match to ESTs gb|CF192969.1|CF192969, gb|CF192312.1|CF192312; HMMPfam hit to Brix, Brix domain, score: 187.8, E(): 2.1e-53), whose protein sequence is MSKAVLAAAEKTKSKDKAGPSEGVKPRKDKVLMLSSRGVTQRMRHLMRDLEALLPHVKRDSKLDTKSSLHLLNELADLHSCSNTLYFEARRHEDLYLWLSRSPNGPSVKCHVQNLHTMDELKMTGNCLKGSRGLVCFDGSWEGEHWSLMKEMFTHAFSVPKTSRKLKPFIDHILLFSLLDNKIWFRNYQIIEKDPLTPSGPPQSSLVEIGPRFVLTPIKIFEGSFGGPTLFSNSEFITPAAMRASVKRIAGEKYRVRKEGEKDREERRKRVREDVEEDELARKKVFA, encoded by the exons ATGTCCAAAGCAGTTCTCGCCGCCGCagaaaagacaaagagCAAGGACAAGGCAGGCCCCAGTGAAGGGGTCAAGCCAAGGAAGGACAAAGTCCTCATGCTCTCCTCTCGAGGTGTCACTCAGCGCATGAGGCATCTTATGCGAGACCTCGAAGCTTTGTTACCGCATGTCAAACGAG ACTCTAAGCTCGACACAAAatcatctctccatctcctcaacgAATTAGCGGATCTCCACTCTTGCTCAAACACCCTTTACTTTGAAGCCCGACGACATGAAGACCTTTATCTCTGGCTTTCTCGATCTCCCAACGGCCCTAGTGTCAAATGCCACGTTCAAAATTTGCATACCATGGATGAGCTCAAGATGACCGGAAACTGTTTGAAGGGAAGCAGAGGTTTGGTTTGCTTTGATGGATCGTGGGAAGGAGAACACTGGAgcttgatgaaggagatgttCACACAT GCTTTTAGCGTTCCCAAGACTTCCAGGAAATTGAAGCCCTTCATTGACCAcatcttgctcttctcaCTTTTGGACAACAAGATTTGGTTTAGGAACTACCAA ATAATTGAAAAAGATCCTCTTACTCCCTCCGGCCCTCCTCAATCGTCCCTTGTCGAAATCGGTCCCCGATTCGTCCTTACGCCCATCAAGATCTTTGAAGGCTCTTTTGGTGGTCCCACCCTCTTTTCCAACTCTGAATTCATCACTCCTGCGGCCATGAGGGCGAGTGTGAAGCGCATTGCTGGTGAGAAGTACAGGGTcaggaaggagggtgagaaggacagggaagagaggagaaaaagggtCAGAGAAGAcgtcgaggaggacgagttGGCCAGAAAGAAGGTGTTTGCTTAG